The window GTAGGCAATAAAGTTATTGCGCGTGAAAATATAAAGTCTATGGGGAAAAATGTAACTGCAAAGTGTTATGGTGGTGATATAACGCGTAAGCGCAAGTTGCTAGAGAAACAAAAAGAGGGCAAGAAGCGTATGAAGGCTATTGGGAAGGTTGAGTTACCGCAAGAAGCATTTTTAGCTGTATTAAAGATTGATGGGTAACTAAAATTTATTCAAATTTGCTATAATGTGGATTTTGAAATTTGTATTTGGAGAAAGAATGAAAGGCATTATATTAGCAGGCGGAAGTGGAACAAGATTGTATCCTACAACTTTAATGCTCTCAAAGCAACTTTTGCCTATTTATGATAAGCCAATGATTTATTATCCGCTTTCTGTGCTAATGCTTGCACAGATTCGTGAGGCTTTAATTATCTCCACTCCCAAAGATACGCCTAGATTTCAAGAAATTTTTGGCAATGGGCATTTTTTAGGTATGGAGATTCAATATTGTGTGCAGCCTTCTCCTGATGGGTTAGCTCAAGGGTTGATTTTAGCAGAAAATTTTGTGGGCAATGAGAATCTTGCTTTAATTTTGGGTGATAATGTCTTTTATGGACAGGGATTCTCACCAATGCTTTTAGAAGCAAAAGAGGAAGCTAATAAAGGCATAGCGACAATATTTTCTTATCGTGTCAAAGACCCGCAGAGATTTGGTGTGGCAGAAATAGACGCCAATGGAGCAGTGCTAAGCTTAGAGGAAAAGCCTAGCAATCCCAAAAGCAATTTTGCAGTTACAGGATTATATTTTTATGACAATAAAGCCATAGAGATAGCAAAATCGCTCAAACCTAGCTCACGAGGAGAACTAGAAATCACAGATGTGAATATCGCCTATCTCAAAGCAGGTAAGCTTCGGAGTGAGGCTTTAGGAAGGGGCTTCGCGTGGCTTGATACCGGCACACACGATAGTCTTGTGGAAGCTGCGACTTTTGTGCAAACGATTGAATTGCGACAAGGCTATAAAATCGCTTGTTTGGAGGAAATTGCTTATCGCAATGGTTGGATAGATGAAAAACAACTGCTACAAAGGGCTGAAACTTTAAATAAAAGTGGTTATGGGCAGTATCTCCACCAACTTTTAGAGGAAAAATAATGAAAACTCTCCTTATTACAGGTGGAGCAGGGTTTATAGGGAGTAACTTTATTCTCTATTTTTTGCACAAATACCCGCAATATCATCTTATCAATGTGGATTCTTTAACCTATGCGGGTAATTTAGAGAATCTGCAAGGTGTAGAGAATGCGCCAAATTATGAGTTTAGACAAGGCGATATTTGCGATAAGGACTTCATTAAAGATATATTTGTGCGCTATGAGATTGAGGGCGTCATTCACTTCGCTGCGGAATCCCACGTGGATAATTCTATTGCCAATCCGAGTGCCTTTGTAGAAACCAATGTCAATGGCACTTTTAATCTGCTACATAATGCGTATTTAAGCTGGTTTGATGCTCCAATTCGTCCTAAGGCAAACAAAGAGCATTGTGTCTTTCATCATATCAGCACCGATGAGGTATTTGGCTCATTAGGCAAAAGTGGATATTTTAGCGAATCCACACCTTATGCACCAAATTCCCCTTATTCTGCCTCCAAAGCTTCAAGTGATATGCTAGTGAGAAGCTACCATCATACTTATGGCTTAAAAACTTTTATTACCAATTGTTCTAACAACTATGGACCTAAGCAGCACGATGAAAAGCTTATTCCTACGATTATTCGTAATGCTTTAAGGGGTAGTGAGATTCCTATTTATGGCGATGGGCAAAATATCCGCGATTGGCTTTATGTGGGAGATCATTGTGTGGGTATTGATAAAGTGTTTCATTCCTCTTATTTTGGGCAAAGTTTTAATATTGGCGGAAACAATGAGCAAAGTAACATAGAACTTGCCCATATTATTTGTGCAATCTTGGATAAAAAATGTCCCAAAGAGCGAAGTTATAAGGAGCAAATTGCATTTGTCCAAGATAGAGCAGGACACGATAGGCGTTACGCAATAGATTCTAGTAAAATGGTGCGTTTGTTTGGGTTTAAGCCAAGTGATTTTTATGCTAATCTTTCTCAAACAATAGATTTTTATATCTACAAATATACTTCAGTTCCTCTTGCGGGGGGGGGGGGTATATAGACTCTTAATTCTTACTTTTTTGCCTCTCTTATTACTTTTTATGCACTCCTTTATCTTACGAAAAAGGGAGTTTAGATGAAAATTAATCATTTTAATTCACACGAGAAAATTTTACGTTATACCGATAAGATTGATTATTTTATGAATGCACACAAAACACTTGTTGTTACTGAGCTGGACTTGACAAATAAATGTAATCACCGCTGTCCGGGTTGCTGTGGGCATAATGAAAATAATGCAGAGTTAAGCAAGGAGCAAATTGATGTGATTATTGCAGGATTAAAAAGCCTTGAGAACAAGGGCGTGATTCTCTCTGGTGGAGGTGAGCCAACTTTAAGCCCACATTTTCACTATGCGATAGAGGAGATTAAACGTGCGGGAATGAATATTGGGCTTAATTCTAATGGTGGATTGCTTGATGAGCAAAAGTGTCGTATGATTGCACAGAATTTGGAGTATTTTAGAATCTCTTTAGATGCGGGAAGTGTGCCAATGTATGAAAAAATACACGGAATGAAGCCTCATCATTTTGCCAAAACTCTGAAAAATATAGAGATGTTTGCAAGGATAAAAACCCAAATGGATTCTAAGACTAGCTTTGGGATAGGATTTTTAACTAGCCAAGAGACACAGGGCGATATGGAATCTTTTGTGCAAGTTATTAAAGAGATAAGCAAGAGGCAAAAGGGCATTGATTTTGTGCAGTTTCGCCCCTTTACCGGCGATACTTTTGATATTGCGCCAATCCTTGCAGAATTGCAAAGCAAATATGAGAGTGCAGATTTTAAAATCTTAGCGAGTTATCAAAAATACAATCAAATGCACGATGCAACAAATCGTGGTTATGCGCAGTGCCACGGAATGTTTTTTAGCACTTGTATTAGTGCGGATTTTAAAGTGTGGGCTTGTCTGCACTTCCGCCAAAGCCCCGCACATTTGCTTGGGGATTTAAGAGAGCAGAGTTTGGAGGAGATTTGGAGAGGAAGCAGGATAAGGGAAGTTTATGAGTGCATCGATTGTGCTACTTGCCCGATTTTATGTCGTAATGATAATTTTAATAAGACTTTGGATAAACTCCAGCTTGAAGTAATTAACAGCGAGTTTTTATAGAATCTTAAGCGAAGATTCTATACTTTTATGCCACGAAATTTAAATTTAAGGGGCAGGAGATGAGCATTGTTAAGTTTGTGCGAAAATTAAGGCAGAGTAAAATCCAGCATTTAAGGGTTTGGTATTATAGGCATATTTTATCTAATGTTAAGGTGCAAGGGCATTTTAAGATTCTCTCCCCAACTTTATTTCATCGTTTAGGCAATAATCAAAGTGATGGGCAAATTCATATTGATAACGAAGTGCATTTAGGATACTTTCCCTCACCTTATTTTTATACCTGCCATAATTATATTGATGTGCGGGGGGGGGGCATATAATTGTTAAAAAAGGAACATATATTAACAATAATTTTGCCCTTGCTGCCTTAAGACATAGAATTACCATAGGACAAAACTGCTTTATTGGGGTAAATTTTCAGGCTCTAAATGCAGATTTTCACGGCATTAGGAAAATTGAGAGAAATAATTATGACAAGATAAAAAGTGCAGATATTGATATAGGTGATGATTGTTTCATTGGTAATAATGTGATAATTCTAAAAGGTGTAAATCTGGGCAAGGGTTGTGTCGTTGCAGCAGGAAGTGTGGTAACACAATCTTTTGCAGCAGATTCTCTTATCGCAGGAAATCCTGCAAGGTTAGTGAGAAAAATTGAGCAATGATTCTTTAGTGTTTATTTGAATGCAAAGATTTGAGAAATAGCTTAATGGAGCAGGGTGGATTGTATTTTAAGGAAGAGAGAAGTTAAGTGTATAGAACTTTGCTTGTGTTAAATTACTTAATTCCTCTTTGCTTAATTGCACGCCAGCGGGGATTTCTTGTCCGCTTGTGCCATAGCAGTAATAACACGCTTGAAGTGGAGTTTGAGCGGAAAGAAAATTTTGTAAATTTTCAAAATTAAACTCGGGTAATTCTGGTAGTTTCACCCCCCCCCCCCCCCCGATTTCAAGCGGGGTGAAAGCACTAAAGGCTCTTTGTGTTTTTGGATTAATAAGCAATCCGCAATCCTTACTTAAAGCAAAATTTTGTACAAGATGTGCGATTGTAGCTCTTGAACATTTTGAGATAAAGCCATTTTCCATAGTCAAACATTCTTTTCCAAAAATACATTCTTTGAAAATCTTTTGAACAATTTTGTCCTTTAATCGTGCCATTTTTACATTTCCACAATCAACCCAAGTATCTTGTTGATGAACGAAGTGGTGGGAATAGTAGGGAATCTCCCATTCTTTAAGTGCAGATTCTAATCTCTGTATGCCTTTCATATTGACAATTCCATAGTTTGAAAGCCTTAGAGTGATTTTACCGCTTTCTTTTATAATGCGAAGCAAAGAATCCTTAGGCACAATCGTTGCATTTGTAGCAATAATTATGCGATGTATGCGTGGGTTTTGTGCAGTGTATTGTAAAATTTGCGTAGCATTTGGGTGTAAGAAAAATTCGCCTCCTTGAAATTGCAGAGTTTTTATTTGAGTGTGTTTAGTAAGCTCTGCGATGTCTTGACATATTTCCTCATAGGGATAAAAGGGTATTATCTTTGCCAAATAAGGCGAGAAATTCGCACAATGTTTGCATTTGAGACTACAATTTTGTCCGCTAATAACCACAATCCTCTCTATAAAATTCAAATATTTTCTTTTTAGAAATTTTGGGAGCAGTGGGTGCAAGGCTTTTGTTAATTTTTTCAGATTTTTCAATACATTTCTTGGCACACGATGGATTTCTTTTCTTATTTTGATGAAAAATGTTTTGAACGATTCCATTTTGTCTCCTCCTTACTCTATTGTAGTATTTCTTAGCTTTGTTAAAGTTTCGTTGATAAGCGTTGAGCTTGTGCTTTTGGTATATGGGAAATACACCACTCGCACCCCTACCTTATTAAACTTTTCCTCCATTACATTCCAGCTTGGAGTTTTAAACCAATCATCACCGACAAACAAAATATCAAAATGCAGTTTTTCCCACATTTTGTATTTATCAATATCTTCTTGGGCAATGGCTACATCAACATATTTGATATTGCGCACAATC of the Helicobacter sp. MIT 21-1697 genome contains:
- a CDS encoding acyltransferase; protein product: MTIGQNCFIGVNFQALNADFHGIRKIERNNYDKIKSADIDIGDDCFIGNNVIILKGVNLGKGCVVAAGSVVTQSFAADSLIAGNPARLVRKIEQ
- a CDS encoding radical SAM protein, giving the protein MESFKTFFIKIRKEIHRVPRNVLKNLKKLTKALHPLLPKFLKRKYLNFIERIVVISGQNCSLKCKHCANFSPYLAKIIPFYPYEEICQDIAELTKHTQIKTLQFQGGEFFLHPNATQILQYTAQNPRIHRIIIATNATIVPKDSLLRIIKESGKITLRLSNYGIVNMKGIQRLESALKEWEIPYYSHHFVHQQDTWVDCGNVKMARLKDKIVQKIFKECIFGKECLTMENGFISKCSRATIAHLVQNFALSKDCGLLINPKTQRAFSAFTPLEIGGGGGVKLPELPEFNFENLQNFLSAQTPLQACYYCYGTSGQEIPAGVQLSKEELSNLTQAKFYTLNFSLP
- a CDS encoding radical SAM protein, with product MKINHFNSHEKILRYTDKIDYFMNAHKTLVVTELDLTNKCNHRCPGCCGHNENNAELSKEQIDVIIAGLKSLENKGVILSGGGEPTLSPHFHYAIEEIKRAGMNIGLNSNGGLLDEQKCRMIAQNLEYFRISLDAGSVPMYEKIHGMKPHHFAKTLKNIEMFARIKTQMDSKTSFGIGFLTSQETQGDMESFVQVIKEISKRQKGIDFVQFRPFTGDTFDIAPILAELQSKYESADFKILASYQKYNQMHDATNRGYAQCHGMFFSTCISADFKVWACLHFRQSPAHLLGDLREQSLEEIWRGSRIREVYECIDCATCPILCRNDNFNKTLDKLQLEVINSEFL
- the rfbB gene encoding dTDP-glucose 4,6-dehydratase, with protein sequence MKTLLITGGAGFIGSNFILYFLHKYPQYHLINVDSLTYAGNLENLQGVENAPNYEFRQGDICDKDFIKDIFVRYEIEGVIHFAAESHVDNSIANPSAFVETNVNGTFNLLHNAYLSWFDAPIRPKANKEHCVFHHISTDEVFGSLGKSGYFSESTPYAPNSPYSASKASSDMLVRSYHHTYGLKTFITNCSNNYGPKQHDEKLIPTIIRNALRGSEIPIYGDGQNIRDWLYVGDHCVGIDKVFHSSYFGQSFNIGGNNEQSNIELAHIICAILDKKCPKERSYKEQIAFVQDRAGHDRRYAIDSSKMVRLFGFKPSDFYANLSQTIDFYIYKYTSVPLAGGGGI
- the rfbA gene encoding glucose-1-phosphate thymidylyltransferase RfbA, giving the protein MKGIILAGGSGTRLYPTTLMLSKQLLPIYDKPMIYYPLSVLMLAQIREALIISTPKDTPRFQEIFGNGHFLGMEIQYCVQPSPDGLAQGLILAENFVGNENLALILGDNVFYGQGFSPMLLEAKEEANKGIATIFSYRVKDPQRFGVAEIDANGAVLSLEEKPSNPKSNFAVTGLYFYDNKAIEIAKSLKPSSRGELEITDVNIAYLKAGKLRSEALGRGFAWLDTGTHDSLVEAATFVQTIELRQGYKIACLEEIAYRNGWIDEKQLLQRAETLNKSGYGQYLHQLLEEK
- a CDS encoding adenylyltransferase/cytidyltransferase family protein — protein: MLVGYTSGVYDLFHIGHLNLLKNAKGLCDKLIVGVTTDELVSYKNKKSVISFEERIEIVRNIKYVDVAIAQEDIDKYKMWEKLHFDILFVGDDWFKTPSWNVMEEKFNKVGVRVVYFPYTKSTSSTLINETLTKLRNTTIE